One genomic region from Populus nigra chromosome 8, ddPopNigr1.1, whole genome shotgun sequence encodes:
- the LOC133700725 gene encoding thiamine biosynthetic bifunctional enzyme TH1, chloroplastic, whose amino-acid sequence MAYGGVILSNSFSFYQKRIVTSSRMQEKNGGASIPHVLSVAGSDSGAGAGIQADLKACAARGVYCSTVITSVTAQNTVGVQAVHAVPEDFVAQQLKSVLSDMQVDVVKTGMLPSVGVVKVLLQSLTEFSVRALVVDPVMVSTSGDVLAGPSILSTFREELLPMANIVTPNIKEASALLGGIRLETVADMRNAAELLHALGPRNVLVKGGDLPDSLDAVDIFFNGEHFYELRSSRIKTRNTHGTGCTLASCIAAELAKGSPMLTAVRVAKRYVETALEYSKDILIGNGIQGPFDHLLRLKSGSHSFHRKDAFNPSDLFLYAVTDSGMNKKWGRSTVDAVAAAIHGGATIVQLRDKDAETRDFLETAKSCLAVCRSHGVPLLINDRVDVALASDADGVHVGQSDMPATVARTLLGPEKIIGVSCKTIEQAQQAWIGGADYIGCGGVYSTNTKANNPTIGLDGLKTVCSASKLPVVAIGGINASNAGTVMEMGVPNLKGVAIVSALFDRENVLAETKKLHALLMEASSLSSKIQ is encoded by the exons ATGGCCTACGGTGGAGTCATCCTCTCCAATTCCTTCTCCTTCTACCAAAAACGCATAGTTACGAGCTCAAGAATGCAAGAGAAAAACGGCGGTGCTTCAATCCCGCACGTCTTGAGTGTAGCCGGCTCTGATTCCGGTGCTGGCGCGGGAATCCAAGCCGACCTCAAGGCTTGTGCCGCACGCGGAGTTTATTGTTCTACAGTGATAACTTCCGTTACTGCACAAAACACCGTTGGAGTTCAGGCTGTACACGCTGTGCCTGAGGATTTTGTTGCCCAGCAGTTGAAGTCAGTGCTTTCAGATATGCAAGTTGATGTC gttaaaacaGGGATGCTGCCTTCTGTTGGGGTAGTTAAGGTTCTTCTTCAGAGTCTCACTGAGTTTTCGGTTCGAg CTTTGGTTGTTGATCCTGTCATGGTTTCTACCAGTGGAGACGTGCTTGCTGGCCCTTCCATTCTTTCCACTTTTCG AGAGGAGCTCCTTCCCATGGCCAACATAGTAACCCCAAATATAAAAGAGGCATCTGCTCTACTTGGTGGTATACGCCTTGAAACAGTTGCTGACATGCGCAACGCAGCTGAGCTGTTGCATGCACTGGGTCCACG AAATGTGCTTGTCAAAGGTGGTGATCTCCCTGATTCTTTGGATGCTGTTGATATCTTCTTTAATG GTGAACACTTCTATGAGCTGCGCTCATCTCGCATAAAAACTCGCAATACTCATGGTACTGGCTGCACTTTGGCTTCATGTATAGCAGCTGAGCTGGCAAAAGGTTCTCCAATGCTCACAGCTGTCAGG GTGGCTAAGCGCTATGTTGAGACAGCCTTGGAATATAGCAAAGACATTTTGATTGGAAATGGGATTCAAGGCCCCTTTGACCACCTACTAAGGCTTAAGAGTGGTTCTCACAGCTTCCATAGAAAAGATGCATTCAATCCAAGTGACTTGTTTCTGTATGCAGTTACAGATTCTGGGATGAATAAAAAGTGGGGACGGTCCACGGTAGATGCTGTTGCAGCAGCCATACACGGAGGGGCTACCATTGTTCAATTGAG GGACAAGGATGCTGAAACAAGGGATTTTTTGGAAACAGCAAAATCGTGTCTTGCAGTCTGTCGTTCCCATGGAGTTCCGCTATTGATAAATGACCGTGTTGATGTAGCCCTTGCAAGTGATGCTGATGGGGTACATGTTGGCCAGTCTGACATGCCTGCTACCGTGGCTCGCACTCTTCTGGGTCCAGAGAAAATAATCGGTGTATCATGCAAGACAATAGAGCAAGCTCAGCAAGCATGGATTGGCGGTGCGGACTACATTGGTTGTGGTGGAGTATATTCAACTAACACCAAGGCAAACAATCCCACTATCGGTTTGGATGGATTAAAAACTGTTTGTTCGGCTTCTAAGCTACCTGTGGTTGCAATTGGTGGGATTAATGCTTCGAATGCAGGCACTGTGATGGAGATGGGGGTGCCAAATCTGAAAGGTGTCGCCATTGTTTCAGCTCTATTCGATAGGGAAAATGTTTTGGCAGAGACCAAGAAGTTGCATGCGTTATTAATGGAggcatcatcattatcatcaaagATACAATAA